The nucleotide sequence GGGCGCGGTTCGGCGGCTTCGACGGCATCCTGATCAGCGTCGGCGGTCCGGCGCCCGGCTTCGCCGCGGACAACACCGACGAGCAGTGGGCCGCCGCCTTCGACACCGTCTTCCTCGGAGCCGTCCGGCTGGCGCGCGCGGCCGCCGCGACGCTCGGCGAGGGCGGGGTCATCGGCTTCGTCCTGTCCGGCTCGGTCCACGAGCCGATCCCCGGCCTGACCATCTCCAACGGGCTCCGCCCGGGCCTCGCCGGCTTCGCGAAGTCCCTGGCGAACGACCTGGGCCCGCGCGGGGTACGGGTCGTCGGGCTGCTGCCGAGCCGCATCGACACCGACCGGGTGCGGTCCCTCGACGCGCTCTCCGGCGACGCGGACGCGGCCCGCGCGGCCAACGAGGCCACCATCCCGCTGCGCCGCTACGGCACCCCGGAGGAGTTCGGGCGGACGGCGGCCTTCCTGCTGTCGCCGGCCGCCTCGTACCTCACGGGCCTGATGCTCCCGGTGGACGGCGGGGCGCGCGCCGGGTTCTGACCCTCAGGCGACCCGGCGGGCCCGGTGCTTGACCGCCCGCAGCCGCGCCTCGGTGGGCAGCGCGGGCAGGCCCGTGGCCGTCCGGGCGTGGGCCAGGGCCTGGGTGCTGAGGGTCGTCAGGGCGTCCCCCGGCGAGGCGTACGGCTCCAGGTGGAGCGCGACGCGGGTACGGGGGGCGGCCCGGCGGCCCGTGAGTGCGACCTGGGCGCGGGCCACGCCCTCCTGGGCGGTGGCGTCCGCCTCCAGGACACCCTCGAGGGCCCGGCCGCGCACGATCGCCTCCTCGCCGTCGCCGCTGTCGACGACGACCTCGGCGAGCCGGGCCCGGCGGAACTGGACGAGCAGCCACCACAGGGCGAGCAGGACGATGATCCCGAGGACGGCGATGACCACCGGCCACCACCAGCCCTCGTCCCGCCAGCGCTGCCGGTCGGCGGTGGAGAGCAGCACGTCCGAGGGGCCCGACCAGGGCCACCAGGACGGCACGGGGAGATCGAGGGCGGCGGCGAGGACTCCGCCGCCGAGGACGACGAGGAGCAGCCCGGCGAGCCCGAGCAGGGCGCGGTTGACGCGCCGGAGGACGACCGTCACCGGGTCACCCCTTCCTGGGCGGGCGGGCCACCCGTACCGTGAGCGCCGGCCGGCGGGCGAGGCCGAGCTCCTCGACGCCGGCCGCGAGGACCGTCTCGACGTCGGCGCGTACCTCGTCGAGCGCCCGGAAGTGGGAGACCGCCCTGACGGCCACCTTGCCGCGGCCGACCTTGACCCGGACGGACTGCACGCCGGAGACCTCCATGACGCGGTCCCGCAGCGTGAGGGCCGCCGCCTCCCGGTCGAGCCCGGCCCGTACGTCGGCGTGCTCGCGGCGCATCGGGAGGACGGCGCGCAGCCCGGGCGTCACGGCCAGGACCAGGAGCCAGACGCCGAGGACGACGGCGAGGGCGGCGCCCAGGACGACCCAGGTGTCGTCGAGCGGCCGGGTCGCGAGGCCGTCGGCGAGTTCCCGCCGCCAGGCCATGGCGCTGCGGTCGGCCCGTACGGCCGCGACGTCGTAGAGCAGGAGCCCGGCTCCGCCGAGGACGAGGGCCGCGAGCAGGGCGGCCGGGATGCGGCGGACGGCCCAGAAGCGCCGGACGGGTCCTGCGGGGGCGGGCTCGGCCAGCACGGGGACGTCGTCGGCGTCCGGGGCGGACCGCGGGACGGGGGCGGTGGTCATGACAGTCGCCCCCTCGGTGCGTTCTGCCGGGTGAGCGGGGAGTGGAGCCGCTCCACGTGGACGGTGACCTCGTGGACCTCCATGCCCACCAGTTCCTCGACGCGCGTCCTGACCCGGCTCCGTACGGCCCCGCAGCGGCGGCCGATGTCGCTGGGGTAGTCGAGTTCGAGGCTCACCGCGACCCGGGCGACGTCCCGGTGGACGACGACCGAGGCGTGGGGCTTCGAGCCGCCCTCGGGGACGGCGCCCGCGGCCTCCCGCGCCGCCTGGGCGGCGATCTTCGCGACGACCCGGTCGGCGATCGCCGTCGCCCCCCGATCCCGCGCGGGGGCCCGGGGGGCGAGGTCTGCTGCTGTCGCCACCCCCGGTCACCGCCGCCGGTCGCCGCGTTCGCGTCCCCGGAACAGATCGCCGGGTTCGAGGTCGCCTTCGAGGAAGCGGCCCACCACGAAGCCGACCGCGCCCAATGCCGCGACCAGCAGAAACGCTCCGAAACCGCCGAAGTATCCGGCGAAGCCGAGAGCCATGCCGGCCACCAGGCCGACCACCGACATGCTCATTCCTGACCCCTTTCCGAGTCCTCCTGAGCCCCCTGTACGCGTACCCCGCCGTCAGCGGCTACTGAAGCCGCGGCTCCGGCTCGTCCTCCTCGTCGTCGGGCAGCTTCACGTCGCTGACCGCGATGTTGACCTCGACGACTTCGAGTCCGGTCATCCGCTCGACGGCGGCGATCACGTTCTCCCGGACGTCGCCGGCGACATCGGCGATGGAGACGCCGTAGTCGACGACGATCTCCAGGTCGAGCGCGGTCTGCACCTCGCCGACCTCGGCCTTGACGCCTCGGCTGACGTTCGACTTCCCGCTGCCGCCGCCGGGTACGCGGTCGCGGACGGCGCCGAAGGTGCGGGAGAGTCCGCTGCCCATGGCGTGGACGCCGTCGACGTCGCGGGCGGCGAGACCGGCGATCTTCTCGACGACTCCGTCCGCGATCGTGGTCCGGCCCCGGGTGGCCGCCGCGCCGCCGCCCCGCTTGGTCACCGAGGTGCGGCGGGGTTCGTCGCCGGTGTCGCTGGTGTGAGTGGTGTCGGTCATCACATTGCGCCCCTTCTGGGATATTTCGGGGTTCTTCGCCCACATTAAGGGCGGTTACCCGATCTCGCCCCGGGGATACGGCAGGCTGGGGCAATGACGACGGCTGAGGGATGGACGGCGGCGGTACGAGACCGCCTCGCGCCGGGCAGGCTGCTGCCGCTCGGAGCGGCGGCGGAAGGGGCGTGGATCACCGAGCGGGCGGCCCGGGAGGTCCTCGGCCGGGCCGCCTCGGCGGTACGGGGCGTGGTGCCGGGCCGCTTGCGGATCGGCCCGGCGGAGGAGCCCGATGAGGTGACGGGGGCCGCGGCCGGGACCGAACCGGCGGACGGGGCGGCGGACGTGCCGGCGGGCGGGCCGGCGGGAGTGGCGGAGGACGGACCGCCGGACGGGGCGGCGGGCGGGGCGGTGGAGCTGCCGCCGGTGCCGCCCGGCGGGGCCGTGACCGGGCCCCTGGTGATCACCGCCGCGCTCGGGGCGG is from Streptomyces venezuelae ATCC 10712 and encodes:
- a CDS encoding Asp23/Gls24 family envelope stress response protein; the encoded protein is MATAADLAPRAPARDRGATAIADRVVAKIAAQAAREAAGAVPEGGSKPHASVVVHRDVARVAVSLELDYPSDIGRRCGAVRSRVRTRVEELVGMEVHEVTVHVERLHSPLTRQNAPRGRLS
- the amaP gene encoding alkaline shock response membrane anchor protein AmaP, with the protein product MTVVLRRVNRALLGLAGLLLVVLGGGVLAAALDLPVPSWWPWSGPSDVLLSTADRQRWRDEGWWWPVVIAVLGIIVLLALWWLLVQFRRARLAEVVVDSGDGEEAIVRGRALEGVLEADATAQEGVARAQVALTGRRAAPRTRVALHLEPYASPGDALTTLSTQALAHARTATGLPALPTEARLRAVKHRARRVA
- a CDS encoding DUF6286 domain-containing protein; protein product: MTTAPVPRSAPDADDVPVLAEPAPAGPVRRFWAVRRIPAALLAALVLGGAGLLLYDVAAVRADRSAMAWRRELADGLATRPLDDTWVVLGAALAVVLGVWLLVLAVTPGLRAVLPMRREHADVRAGLDREAAALTLRDRVMEVSGVQSVRVKVGRGKVAVRAVSHFRALDEVRADVETVLAAGVEELGLARRPALTVRVARPPRKG
- a CDS encoding Asp23/Gls24 family envelope stress response protein, whose product is MTDTTHTSDTGDEPRRTSVTKRGGGAAATRGRTTIADGVVEKIAGLAARDVDGVHAMGSGLSRTFGAVRDRVPGGGSGKSNVSRGVKAEVGEVQTALDLEIVVDYGVSIADVAGDVRENVIAAVERMTGLEVVEVNIAVSDVKLPDDEEDEPEPRLQ
- a CDS encoding SDR family oxidoreductase encodes the protein MDLGLKDRVYVVTGATRGLGRASAEALLAEGAQVLVTGREEKSVAEAVAELGPGAAGLAADNTDPETPARLIAEARARFGGFDGILISVGGPAPGFAADNTDEQWAAAFDTVFLGAVRLARAAAATLGEGGVIGFVLSGSVHEPIPGLTISNGLRPGLAGFAKSLANDLGPRGVRVVGLLPSRIDTDRVRSLDALSGDADAARAANEATIPLRRYGTPEEFGRTAAFLLSPAASYLTGLMLPVDGGARAGF